One Candidatus Paceibacterota bacterium genomic window carries:
- the serS gene encoding serine--tRNA ligase, with the protein MLDIKFIRENKDIVQAGAKKKNIEIDIDALIALDDTRLKELKEVEELRSEVNRVSNDISRDQDPASKIQLIEEMRAVKEDIKAKEEKLKTTMEEWQKIMVQVPNVPDMSVPEGKTDAENKEVKVFGEIPKFDFTPKNHIELMENLGMVDIVRGVKVAGFRGYFLKGDGALLEFALWQFVQDFFSKKDGFVPMIVPSLVKREVFLGTGYLPQGEEDLYRTQDGEYLSGTAEVAMMGHYMGEILEKKDLPIKMLGFSDAFRREAGSHGKDTKGILRVHEFYKFEQVVLCEASHEESVKFHEEIERNTEEIMEALGLPYHVVINCAGDLGLGQVKKYDIETWLPSENTYRETGSASYFHDFQTRRLNIRYRDNDGKLKFVHSLNNTALSGRPLIMIVENYQQADGSIKIPEVLRKYMGGREFIK; encoded by the coding sequence ATGCTAGACATCAAATTTATTCGCGAAAACAAAGATATCGTGCAGGCGGGGGCGAAGAAAAAAAATATTGAGATAGATATTGATGCTTTGATTGCGCTTGATGATACCCGATTAAAAGAACTCAAAGAAGTGGAAGAACTTCGTAGTGAAGTAAATAGAGTTTCGAATGACATATCTCGCGATCAGGACCCAGCATCCAAAATTCAATTAATTGAGGAAATGCGCGCAGTGAAAGAAGACATCAAGGCTAAAGAAGAGAAATTAAAGACTACTATGGAAGAATGGCAGAAAATAATGGTGCAAGTGCCGAATGTTCCAGATATGTCTGTACCGGAAGGGAAAACAGACGCAGAAAACAAAGAAGTAAAAGTTTTTGGTGAAATTCCTAAATTTGATTTTACTCCCAAAAACCACATTGAGCTCATGGAGAATCTCGGGATGGTTGATATTGTTCGAGGTGTAAAAGTGGCCGGCTTTCGCGGATATTTTCTCAAGGGTGATGGCGCGTTATTAGAATTTGCCTTGTGGCAGTTTGTGCAGGATTTCTTTTCTAAAAAAGACGGTTTTGTTCCGATGATAGTTCCATCTTTAGTAAAGCGAGAAGTATTTTTAGGCACTGGTTATCTTCCTCAAGGAGAAGAAGATCTATACAGGACGCAAGATGGCGAGTATCTCTCTGGCACGGCCGAGGTCGCAATGATGGGACATTATATGGGAGAAATTTTAGAAAAAAAAGATTTGCCGATAAAAATGCTTGGATTTTCTGATGCATTTCGTCGCGAGGCAGGAAGTCATGGCAAAGATACAAAAGGAATCCTTCGAGTTCATGAGTTTTATAAATTTGAGCAAGTTGTCCTTTGTGAAGCATCTCACGAAGAATCAGTAAAGTTTCATGAGGAGATCGAGCGGAATACCGAAGAAATCATGGAAGCTTTAGGTTTGCCTTATCATGTAGTTATAAATTGCGCCGGGGATCTGGGCTTGGGTCAAGTAAAGAAATATGATATTGAAACTTGGTTGCCGTCTGAAAATACCTACCGAGAAACCGGTTCCGCTAGTTATTTCCATGATTTTCAAACTCGCAGATTGAATATTCGTTATCGCGATAATGACGGCAAATTGAAATTTGTCCATTCATTAAACAATACGGCTCTTTCCGGCAGGCCTCTTATAATGATAGTAGAAAATTACCAACAAGCCGATGGTTCGATAAAAATTCCGGAAGTTTTGCGCAAATATATGGGTGGTAGGGAATTCATTAAATAA
- a CDS encoding DKNYY domain-containing protein, with protein sequence MKKILRTPVLLIVIVFLAFSVWFLINRTSFGKEKIDSSISISEYYYKGFSSIYYHSNEDYLIGGGCRSLLCFEFIPLVKKIDVDPIHFEIISGSPYSKDEKTVFYFGKKLNGIDATSFKIIENMGVNDINPWLYSKDNKNVYMAGVDNLGEGALNIIDGADPKTFLFIGEHYAKDNHNVYYFGGELVRNIKGTIPQSAVVLKGADSATFISLECDFYKDKSGVYYRGKKIEVADVQTFTKLPECYFKDKNHVYNNAFEIREQSGIITDADPSTFYLISKYISADKNHTYEYGKKIK encoded by the coding sequence ATGAAAAAAATACTTAGAACTCCTGTTTTACTAATAGTAATTGTATTTTTAGCATTTAGTGTATGGTTTCTAATTAATAGAACTTCCTTTGGGAAAGAAAAAATAGATTCGAGCATTAGCATTAGTGAGTATTATTACAAAGGATTTTCTTCGATATATTACCATAGTAATGAGGATTATTTAATAGGAGGAGGATGTAGATCATTGCTGTGTTTTGAGTTTATTCCGCTGGTTAAAAAGATAGACGTTGATCCAATACATTTTGAGATAATAAGTGGTAGTCCTTATTCTAAGGATGAAAAAACCGTTTTTTATTTTGGAAAAAAACTTAATGGGATTGATGCGACATCTTTCAAAATAATTGAAAATATGGGTGTCAATGATATAAACCCATGGTTGTACTCAAAAGATAATAAAAATGTGTATATGGCAGGAGTTGATAATTTAGGAGAAGGTGCATTAAATATTATTGATGGTGCTGACCCAAAAACATTTTTGTTTATAGGTGAACATTATGCTAAAGATAATCATAATGTTTATTATTTTGGAGGGGAGCTTGTTCGTAATATTAAGGGCACTATTCCTCAATCGGCAGTGGTACTAAAGGGAGCTGATTCCGCAACTTTTATATCTTTGGAATGTGATTTTTATAAAGATAAGAGTGGTGTCTATTATCGTGGTAAGAAAATAGAAGTTGCTGATGTTCAAACATTTACCAAATTACCCGAATGTTATTTCAAGGATAAAAATCATGTTTATAATAATGCCTTTGAAATAAGGGAACAAAGTGGAATAATAACCGATGCTGATCCAAGTACATTTTATTTAATTTCAAAATATATTTCTGCTGATAAAAATCACACATATGAATATGGAAAAAAAATTAAATAG
- the dprA gene encoding DNA-processing protein DprA gives MQIKKLTKNKFPKALLEIPQPPENLWVMGEMPSPNLIHLCVVGSRKFTSYGRESCEKIIAGLKGYPIVIVSGFAMGIDTIAHKKAMQVGLKTLVFPGSGLSDEAIYPKTNVRLIREVIENGGCLISEFEPDFKATQWSFPMRNRLMAGISKAVLIIEAEEKSGTLITARLTTEYNRDLLVVPGSIFSPNSKGVNKLLHQGATPVTCSEDVLEALGFELPKDKEKQAKLFLDLSPDEKKVIDLLREPMPRDELIRSLKMPTPHANALLSVMEIKGLIKEEIGEIRLA, from the coding sequence ATGCAAATTAAAAAACTGACAAAAAACAAATTTCCAAAAGCATTATTAGAAATTCCCCAACCGCCGGAAAATCTTTGGGTTATGGGGGAAATGCCCTCTCCTAATTTAATACACCTCTGTGTAGTAGGCTCAAGAAAATTCACATCTTATGGGCGCGAATCCTGCGAAAAAATAATAGCAGGATTAAAAGGCTATCCGATAGTAATCGTTTCTGGCTTTGCTATGGGTATAGACACCATAGCTCACAAAAAAGCGATGCAGGTAGGGCTCAAAACCTTAGTCTTCCCTGGTTCAGGATTATCGGATGAAGCAATATATCCAAAAACAAATGTAAGACTCATAAGAGAAGTTATTGAAAACGGCGGATGCTTAATTTCGGAATTCGAACCTGACTTCAAGGCGACGCAATGGAGCTTTCCGATGAGAAATAGGCTAATGGCTGGTATTTCAAAAGCAGTACTCATCATAGAAGCAGAAGAAAAATCAGGAACACTTATCACTGCACGACTCACTACAGAGTACAATAGAGATTTATTGGTGGTGCCTGGTTCGATTTTTTCTCCAAACTCAAAGGGAGTAAATAAATTATTGCATCAAGGCGCGACTCCCGTCACTTGCTCTGAAGATGTCCTTGAAGCGTTAGGCTTTGAGCTTCCTAAAGACAAAGAAAAACAGGCTAAATTGTTTTTAGACTTATCACCTGATGAGAAAAAAGTCATCGATCTTTTACGCGAACCGATGCCTCGTGATGAATTGATCCGCTCTTTAAAAATGCCGACACCACATGCCAACGCACTGCTATCGGTGATGGAAATAAAAGGATTGATAAAAGAAGAAATAGGTGAAATAAGATTGGCCTAA
- a CDS encoding DGQHR domain-containing protein: MKNKSKSNKNVTINALKVNQWLKEWGSVEFIKKNHRREPEKCFYIFSLSARQLRFLSGVNRRDAKDGKKRSGDMGIQRAYEQSRSKNIAEYVKYGYPWSDLTKSQRQDGRFDDLRKPGWLPTAIVVNILTKEDKRNGGFVAFKDLITIDQNAVITEIKLPFSKETKKWKPEQVHPLEVIDGQHRLLAFDENINEDYELPVVAFYGLDLSWQAYLFWTINIKPKRINPSLAFDLYPLLRTEDWLDRFEGHKVYREARAQEIVELLWSEPTSSWYQRINMLGESGDSSVTQAAWIRALLKTYIKTSEGKGVTIGGLFGAPAGHDEMTIPWNRSQQAALLIYLWNSLEKSIKELKVDWAKKLRETDYKRKIKKDPAFYGPHTLLNNDQGISVVLNITNDILFRNTDKLNLKKWKLNPEVTVSEALDNLLKKQQQITVFIDQLTIALSTFDWRSSAAENLSEIERTLKLSFRGGSGYREFRRLLLKHLSKDNKLGKDAKAIYKNLGFDGDVV, from the coding sequence ATGAAAAATAAATCTAAGTCAAATAAAAATGTAACCATTAATGCCTTAAAGGTAAATCAATGGTTAAAAGAATGGGGATCAGTTGAGTTTATTAAAAAGAATCATCGAAGAGAACCAGAAAAGTGTTTCTATATATTTTCATTGTCTGCTCGCCAGCTGCGTTTTTTGTCTGGTGTAAATCGCAGAGATGCAAAAGATGGCAAAAAAAGGTCTGGCGACATGGGGATCCAACGTGCCTACGAACAATCTCGTTCAAAAAATATTGCGGAGTATGTTAAGTATGGTTACCCATGGTCAGATTTAACAAAATCTCAACGACAAGATGGTAGGTTTGATGATCTTCGTAAACCAGGGTGGCTACCTACAGCAATTGTTGTGAATATTTTAACAAAAGAAGATAAACGAAATGGGGGGTTCGTAGCATTTAAGGATTTAATAACAATAGACCAGAATGCTGTCATCACTGAAATAAAACTTCCTTTTTCTAAAGAAACAAAAAAATGGAAACCAGAACAAGTTCATCCATTGGAAGTAATTGATGGCCAACATAGATTATTGGCCTTTGATGAAAATATTAACGAGGATTACGAGTTACCGGTAGTTGCTTTTTATGGTTTAGATCTAAGCTGGCAGGCTTATTTATTCTGGACAATAAACATTAAGCCAAAGAGGATCAATCCAAGTCTTGCTTTTGATCTTTATCCTCTTTTGCGTACTGAGGATTGGTTAGATCGATTCGAGGGCCACAAAGTATACCGAGAAGCGAGAGCACAAGAAATAGTTGAATTACTTTGGTCTGAGCCAACAAGTTCTTGGTATCAGCGTATAAATATGCTTGGTGAAAGTGGAGATAGTTCTGTTACCCAAGCCGCTTGGATAAGAGCTTTATTAAAAACATATATTAAAACATCAGAAGGTAAGGGAGTAACAATTGGGGGTTTATTTGGAGCACCAGCAGGGCATGATGAAATGACGATTCCTTGGAATCGCAGCCAGCAAGCGGCTCTCTTAATTTACCTTTGGAACTCACTAGAAAAATCTATTAAAGAACTTAAAGTTGATTGGGCAAAAAAACTAAGAGAAACTGACTATAAGCGGAAGATCAAGAAAGATCCTGCTTTTTATGGACCACATACACTCCTGAATAATGATCAAGGCATTTCTGTCGTTTTAAATATTACCAACGATATACTATTCAGAAATACGGATAAATTAAATTTGAAGAAATGGAAACTGAATCCAGAAGTGACTGTATCAGAAGCTCTTGATAATTTATTAAAGAAACAACAACAGATTACTGTGTTTATAGACCAGCTTACAATTGCACTTTCAACATTTGATTGGAGATCATCGGCTGCTGAAAATCTCTCTGAAA
- the dnaX gene encoding DNA polymerase III subunit gamma/tau, translating to MHDLALYRKYRPKTFKEVLGQDHIVKILESSVETNKVSHAYLFVGSRGTGKTSLARIFATSIGVSANDLYEIDAASNRGIEDIKELRNGVRVLPFDSKYKVYIIDEVHMLSKDAWGALLKTLEEPPKHVIFILATTELHKVPETIISRCQVFTFKKASDVVCKKLLLDVAKLEGFELDAGSAELLAILADGSFRDGLGELQKILNFSKSKKIKREDVEKITGAPKTTLVNDFIFAIAEKDLEKGVSAVRIAGEANLDMKLYFKLIIQKFRMAIILRYAPKLEKEMIGDLGETDLEFLKDLIRGVGKEAFNSSTLAVLLEAYKNIDNAFVSELPLELALVEIIQK from the coding sequence ATGCATGATTTAGCCTTGTATCGCAAATACCGACCCAAAACTTTTAAAGAGGTTTTAGGACAAGACCATATTGTCAAAATACTAGAAAGTTCTGTAGAGACAAATAAAGTTTCGCATGCGTATCTTTTTGTCGGTTCACGCGGTACTGGCAAGACCTCTCTCGCTAGAATCTTTGCGACGAGCATAGGAGTGTCCGCCAATGATCTTTACGAAATCGATGCTGCTTCCAATAGAGGAATTGAAGACATAAAAGAGCTTCGTAACGGTGTGCGAGTTTTACCTTTTGATTCGAAATACAAAGTTTACATTATAGATGAGGTGCATATGCTTTCCAAGGATGCTTGGGGTGCGCTATTAAAAACCTTAGAAGAGCCTCCGAAACATGTTATTTTTATTTTGGCTACGACTGAACTTCATAAGGTTCCCGAGACAATTATTTCTCGTTGCCAGGTTTTCACTTTCAAAAAAGCTTCTGACGTGGTATGTAAAAAATTATTGCTGGACGTCGCGAAGTTGGAGGGGTTTGAATTAGATGCTGGTTCAGCAGAACTTTTGGCTATTTTAGCCGATGGATCGTTTCGGGATGGTTTAGGGGAATTGCAAAAGATTCTCAATTTTAGCAAGAGTAAAAAAATTAAAAGGGAAGATGTGGAAAAGATAACTGGTGCGCCGAAGACGACTCTGGTTAATGATTTTATTTTTGCCATTGCGGAAAAGGATCTAGAGAAAGGAGTCTCTGCTGTGCGCATTGCCGGAGAAGCGAATTTAGATATGAAATTATATTTCAAACTCATAATTCAGAAATTCCGCATGGCTATAATCCTGCGCTATGCGCCAAAATTAGAAAAAGAAATGATAGGGGATTTGGGAGAAACAGATTTAGAATTTCTTAAAGATTTAATTAGAGGTGTGGGTAAAGAGGCATTTAATTCTTCTACATTGGCTGTGTTGCTTGAAGCATATAAAAATATTGATAATGCCTTTGTCTCCGAATTACCCCTTGAGCTTGCATTAGTGGAGATAATTCAAAAATAG
- a CDS encoding tRNA-dihydrouridine synthase produces MINSNKKNFWKNLKKPFFCLAPMSDVTDIAFRTVLSKYGKNRENKNRVVFWTEFVSADGLANKFARKKLAHILKFKESERPIVVQVFGANPDNMKIACQYVASLGFDGIDINMGCPDKSVISQGAGSALIKNPQLARKIIQAAHVGIKSAGLSIPVSVKTRIGFSKEEIDKWIPELLKEDISALTIHLRTVKELSLVPVDWSHIKKIKKLIKKSGKDMMLIGNGDIKDIKDGEEKALKYGCDGVMIGRGVFGNPWFFSGREIGSKEKLGVLVEHTQLFEKELSKPKHKSFAVMKKHFKAYVNDFHGAKELRVKLMETENAKQVEKIINDFLTRLR; encoded by the coding sequence ATGATAAATTCCAATAAAAAAAACTTCTGGAAAAATCTTAAAAAACCATTTTTCTGTCTTGCTCCAATGTCTGATGTTACGGATATAGCTTTTCGAACGGTACTCTCAAAATATGGTAAAAATAGAGAAAATAAAAATAGAGTTGTTTTTTGGACAGAGTTTGTCTCAGCAGATGGTCTTGCCAATAAATTTGCCAGAAAAAAATTAGCCCACATTTTAAAATTCAAAGAAAGCGAGAGGCCGATCGTGGTTCAAGTTTTCGGCGCCAATCCCGACAATATGAAGATTGCTTGTCAGTATGTCGCCAGCCTTGGTTTTGATGGGATAGACATAAATATGGGTTGTCCGGATAAATCCGTAATAAGCCAAGGAGCGGGGTCTGCATTAATTAAAAATCCACAACTCGCAAGAAAAATTATCCAAGCAGCGCACGTAGGCATTAAATCTGCGGGTCTCTCTATTCCAGTGTCTGTCAAAACAAGAATTGGTTTTTCTAAAGAAGAAATAGACAAATGGATTCCCGAATTATTAAAAGAAGATATCTCTGCACTCACTATTCATTTGCGCACCGTCAAAGAGCTTTCGCTTGTTCCGGTTGATTGGAGTCACATTAAAAAAATAAAGAAGCTTATCAAAAAAAGCGGGAAAGACATGATGCTCATTGGCAATGGAGACATAAAAGATATAAAAGATGGAGAAGAAAAAGCTTTGAAGTATGGTTGTGATGGAGTAATGATCGGACGTGGAGTTTTCGGCAATCCGTGGTTTTTCTCTGGAAGAGAAATAGGTTCAAAAGAGAAGCTAGGAGTTTTAGTAGAACATACTCAGCTCTTTGAAAAAGAACTTTCAAAACCTAAACATAAAAGTTTCGCTGTTATGAAAAAGCATTTTAAGGCATACGTAAACGATTTTCATGGAGCCAAAGAACTCCGAGTAAAATTAATGGAAACCGAAAACGCCAAACAAGTTGAAAAAATAATCAATGATTTTCTAACCCGCCTTCGCTAA
- a CDS encoding phage/plasmid replication protein, with protein sequence MIDTIKFLIPIDNSEVFESIKNQLTRTRRENMKTNELKFEYFTEEIEVGSYERTVRIYLKQDSPKGVFVEFSLPKQYYDNNVEMIHAYDIEYVLDNFKNDVCQFFQERIPPIEQWIIYRLDVCYNWTFESEQKCQSIMNFIQRIDFPKKKKYVYDTSVMYKGSAYTIKFYLKGAEFKRHDYKDIFKKDMDKADLLLNWAEKVLRFEVEFKKGYLSNLFPHGKVLVSSIVYDKIIEDILKKYLTLVFRYVNKENMKYENVRQLIDKSFKPAKALRLYQFYKGYFYEQDEKFHIKKGLNPSTIWRYKNDLKNIGVSFEENLGDSSFVAVEELIVPSGKGKFDLLDYKLTSDYS encoded by the coding sequence ATGATAGACACGATTAAATTTTTAATACCAATTGATAACAGTGAGGTTTTTGAGAGTATTAAAAATCAGCTTACTCGTACTCGTAGAGAAAATATGAAAACGAATGAATTAAAATTTGAATATTTTACAGAAGAAATTGAAGTAGGAAGTTATGAACGAACTGTAAGAATTTATCTGAAACAAGATAGCCCGAAAGGTGTATTCGTAGAATTTTCTTTGCCTAAACAATATTATGATAATAATGTAGAAATGATACACGCTTATGATATTGAATATGTTTTAGATAATTTTAAAAATGATGTTTGCCAATTTTTCCAAGAACGTATTCCTCCAATAGAACAATGGATTATTTATCGTCTTGATGTTTGCTATAACTGGACTTTTGAATCAGAACAAAAATGCCAGTCCATTATGAATTTTATTCAGCGTATAGATTTCCCTAAAAAGAAAAAATATGTCTATGATACTTCTGTAATGTATAAAGGGTCTGCCTATACAATTAAATTCTATTTAAAGGGTGCAGAATTTAAGAGGCATGACTATAAAGACATTTTTAAAAAAGATATGGATAAAGCTGATTTACTTCTTAATTGGGCAGAAAAAGTTTTACGATTTGAGGTTGAATTTAAGAAAGGATATTTAAGTAATTTATTTCCTCATGGAAAAGTTTTAGTTTCTAGTATTGTTTACGATAAAATTATTGAGGACATATTAAAAAAATATCTTACTTTGGTTTTTCGCTACGTTAATAAAGAAAATATGAAATATGAAAATGTTAGGCAGTTAATAGATAAAAGTTTCAAGCCAGCTAAAGCATTACGCTTGTATCAATTTTATAAGGGCTACTTTTACGAGCAAGATGAAAAGTTTCATATTAAAAAAGGACTTAACCCGTCTACGATTTGGCGATATAAAAACGATTTAAAAAATATTGGTGTTTCATTTGAGGAAAATTTAGGTGATTCCAGTTTCGTAGCGGTTGAGGAATTGATTGTACCCTCTGGAAAAGGAAAGTTTGATTTGCTTGATTATAAGCTAACTAGTGATTATAGTTAA
- a CDS encoding recombinase family protein, producing the protein MKYVIYCRKSTDTEDRQVQSLESQENELKRLAEAQGLHVVAILHESMSAKSEGRPVFNKVLEMFIKGKVDGIICWKLDRLARNFIDGGRIIDLLQKSVIKEIRTPESIYLPNDNVLMISMQFGMANQYSRDLSMNVKRGLRTKLEKGEWLNKAPLGYLNDKIAHKIIIDPVRSKYIIRAFELFTTGKYGHKDISNILFSEGFRSSGNLQVPKSAIQTILLNPFYCGLMKTGGKIYNGNHTPIISKAIYDKAQEVMQERLHPRKKTLLFPVRGLIKCSECGCMYTASRKKGHDYYYCTNGKGICTSDKKYLRENDLYKKLLPILEKVAWDKEEIELLYLASKEDIKYETGYLNKTLENLKQEAVVILERQGKLLNLYLDGSMSKELYEEKNIAIENQRVLLAKQISEIEDKTQKAVSALEPTKKLFLDCVVWAKEFLTLPPEKKQNIVHEILWNLNMKEKNIVDYQLKSPYSAIANLPQNANFHARLGD; encoded by the coding sequence ATGAAATACGTTATCTATTGCAGAAAATCAACCGATACCGAGGACAGACAAGTCCAATCCCTAGAATCCCAAGAAAACGAGCTTAAAAGGCTCGCAGAGGCTCAAGGACTGCATGTTGTTGCTATCTTACATGAAAGTATGTCCGCCAAGTCAGAGGGTCGCCCTGTATTCAATAAAGTGTTAGAAATGTTTATTAAAGGAAAAGTTGACGGTATTATTTGTTGGAAACTAGACCGCCTAGCTAGAAACTTTATTGACGGTGGACGAATTATTGATTTACTGCAAAAATCTGTTATCAAAGAAATTCGCACTCCTGAAAGTATTTATTTACCCAATGATAATGTGTTAATGATTTCTATGCAGTTTGGAATGGCTAACCAATACAGCCGTGATTTGAGTATGAATGTTAAGCGTGGTCTTCGTACTAAACTTGAAAAGGGCGAATGGTTAAATAAGGCACCACTCGGATACTTGAATGATAAAATTGCACACAAAATTATTATTGACCCAGTACGCAGTAAATATATTATCCGTGCTTTTGAACTTTTTACGACTGGAAAATACGGACACAAAGATATTTCTAATATTCTTTTTTCCGAGGGATTTAGAAGTAGTGGTAATTTACAAGTGCCAAAGTCGGCAATCCAAACGATTCTTTTAAATCCTTTTTATTGTGGTTTAATGAAAACAGGCGGAAAAATTTATAACGGAAACCATACACCCATTATTTCTAAAGCTATTTATGATAAAGCCCAAGAGGTAATGCAAGAACGCCTACACCCAAGAAAGAAAACTTTACTATTTCCTGTTAGAGGTTTGATTAAATGTAGCGAGTGCGGTTGTATGTATACCGCTAGTAGAAAAAAAGGTCATGATTATTACTACTGCACTAATGGCAAAGGCATTTGTACTTCTGATAAAAAATATTTGAGAGAAAATGATTTGTATAAAAAATTACTTCCTATTCTTGAAAAAGTTGCGTGGGATAAAGAAGAAATTGAGTTGTTATACCTTGCATCAAAAGAGGACATTAAATACGAAACTGGATACTTAAATAAAACTCTAGAAAATCTTAAACAAGAGGCAGTCGTTATTTTAGAACGCCAAGGCAAACTTCTTAATTTATATTTAGATGGCTCTATGTCTAAAGAATTATACGAGGAAAAAAATATCGCTATTGAAAATCAAAGAGTGTTATTAGCCAAGCAAATTTCTGAAATTGAGGACAAAACCCAAAAGGCAGTTTCTGCTTTGGAACCGACTAAAAAATTGTTTTTAGATTGTGTTGTATGGGCGAAAGAGTTTTTAACACTTCCACCAGAGAAAAAACAAAATATTGTCCACGAGATACTTTGGAACCTTAACATGAAAGAGAAAAATATCGTTGATTACCAACTTAAAAGTCCGTATTCTGCTATCGCAAATTTACCTCAAAATGCTAATTTCCACGCAAGGCTGGGAGACTAG